A genomic window from Fibrobacterota bacterium includes:
- a CDS encoding TIGR02147 family protein produces the protein MPALIGHLDYREWLRKFYEERKAQDSFFSYRFLAEKVGMDHSLLIKVLQGERHLSDNSIEGWIAYLKLLQRDADYFRTLVRFCKTRSSRERTQALDYLLSFQRTNATSLEADQRDYFRDWKPVALRGLIGLEGGLDAAQAGARLDPPISPEETQSILAMLERLGLLKRESDGRWAISSDFVEAGPEIPTQVIRDHQKQMFQLAAESIDRHPPQHRQVSSATISLALSDLPEVRERIRALRDSLLRLASESREADQIFQFQVAFFPLTQLAAGKRKRRLQA, from the coding sequence ATGCCTGCCTTGATCGGACATTTGGATTACCGGGAGTGGCTCCGGAAGTTCTACGAGGAACGCAAGGCCCAAGATTCGTTCTTTTCCTACCGGTTCCTGGCGGAGAAAGTCGGCATGGATCACTCCCTGCTGATCAAGGTTCTCCAAGGAGAGCGCCACCTTTCGGACAATTCCATCGAGGGCTGGATTGCCTATCTGAAGCTCTTGCAGCGCGACGCCGACTATTTCCGAACCCTGGTTCGCTTCTGCAAGACCCGCTCCTCCCGCGAGCGTACCCAGGCTCTCGACTATCTACTCTCGTTCCAGCGAACCAACGCCACAAGTCTGGAGGCTGACCAGAGAGATTATTTCCGCGACTGGAAGCCTGTCGCCCTGCGTGGGCTGATCGGCTTGGAAGGGGGGCTCGACGCTGCTCAAGCCGGCGCCCGGCTCGATCCCCCGATCTCCCCTGAGGAAACCCAGTCCATCCTGGCCATGCTGGAGCGACTTGGCCTCCTCAAACGGGAATCGGACGGCCGATGGGCCATATCCAGCGATTTTGTGGAGGCTGGTCCGGAAATCCCCACCCAGGTGATCCGGGATCACCAAAAGCAGATGTTCCAGTTGGCTGCCGAATCCATCGATCGGCACCCACCTCAACACCGGCAGGTCTCCTCGGCCACCATCAGCTTGGCTCTGTCCGACCTACCCGAAGTGCGGGAGCGGATTCGCGCTCTTCGGGACTCCCTGCTGCGATTGGCTTCCGAAAGTCGCGAGGCCGACCAAATCTTCCAATTCCAGGTCGCTTTCTTCCCCCTGACCCAACTGGCCGCCGGCAAACGCAAGCGGAGGCTCCAAGCATGA
- a CDS encoding DUF2341 domain-containing protein, whose amino-acid sequence MNKLLAALVFCGLLGCGLDKPGVAPSSGNGTSTDNVLTRKLRIDSILSDLPPGDSGPYPMLVRFDSSSLPFEASWQDGRDFRVFLDDTVPLAHFVRDWNASARHASAWVRLPSYFGHRRILTVRVGRDSLISRSNKAATWDGVSEWMRTLTSSVNLAEFEVDSIIPMTPCRCNQWYVGRSKNSSIGPTTGIEAAAKGRNGRAFHLSYNTPAGDWTVLGTRLGTGIHRLGGLDSIVFWARGNGSIKVALEDFRDTSDYSKAWKTIALDTAWKRYSVPPSTFDANEPYSIGWEGVKNRITTISFFGHTGSDFWIDGISLKGISPAEIP is encoded by the coding sequence ATGAACAAGCTTCTCGCCGCGCTCGTGTTCTGTGGTCTCCTCGGATGTGGCCTGGACAAACCTGGAGTGGCCCCCAGCTCTGGCAACGGGACCTCCACCGACAACGTCCTGACACGCAAACTCCGCATAGACTCGATCCTTTCCGACCTTCCTCCGGGTGATTCCGGACCGTATCCCATGCTGGTTCGATTTGACTCTTCGAGCCTGCCCTTCGAAGCTTCCTGGCAGGATGGGAGGGATTTTCGCGTCTTCCTGGACGACACCGTTCCGTTGGCGCATTTCGTTCGCGATTGGAATGCTTCCGCTCGCCACGCCAGCGCCTGGGTCCGACTGCCTTCCTATTTCGGACATCGCCGCATCCTCACCGTGCGAGTCGGGCGGGACAGCCTGATTTCCCGATCGAACAAAGCCGCGACCTGGGACGGAGTTTCCGAATGGATGCGAACGCTGACCTCGAGCGTGAATTTGGCGGAATTCGAGGTGGATTCCATCATCCCGATGACCCCTTGCCGATGCAACCAATGGTACGTTGGCAGATCGAAGAACAGCAGTATCGGCCCAACCACCGGCATCGAGGCCGCCGCAAAGGGACGCAATGGAAGAGCGTTCCACCTTTCCTACAACACTCCCGCCGGCGACTGGACCGTACTCGGCACCCGGCTCGGCACCGGCATCCATCGCTTGGGGGGACTCGATTCCATCGTCTTCTGGGCTCGTGGAAACGGCTCGATCAAGGTCGCCCTGGAAGATTTTCGCGACACCAGCGATTATTCCAAGGCATGGAAAACCATCGCGCTGGACACGGCATGGAAACGCTACTCCGTGCCCCCCTCGACCTTCGATGCCAATGAACCCTACTCGATCGGTTGGGAAGGCGTGAAAAACAGGATCACCACGATTTCCTTCTTCGGGCATACCGGCTCGGACTTCTGGATCGACGGAATCAGTCTGAAGGGCATCTCTCCCGCCGAGATTCCCTGA
- a CDS encoding YkgJ family cysteine cluster protein, with amino-acid sequence MRRFAFESAHARAVAQVWALEPEQGVPPQLVRQLLDAAEELLAGSIPWEWPSTQEAIHPTGFGQGPDKNCGECAWLASSECIQVKSRAGESQPFSDCSPACSRWEPRGRVEDCVSCGACCREGYTFAPVEPDESVGILHPGLVSTTSDGMRRLGRPDGLCIAIDRPVEAGRYPCSIYADRPRACADLAPGSLACLVARKRVGLSR; translated from the coding sequence GTGCGAAGATTCGCCTTCGAGTCCGCTCACGCTCGTGCTGTGGCGCAGGTCTGGGCTCTGGAGCCCGAACAAGGCGTCCCGCCACAGCTCGTGCGCCAACTGCTGGATGCCGCCGAAGAACTTCTCGCAGGATCCATTCCGTGGGAGTGGCCTTCGACGCAGGAGGCCATCCATCCAACCGGATTCGGCCAAGGGCCCGACAAAAACTGTGGAGAATGCGCTTGGCTGGCCTCTTCGGAATGCATCCAGGTCAAGAGCCGGGCGGGAGAGTCCCAACCATTCTCCGACTGTTCCCCGGCGTGCTCCCGATGGGAGCCAAGGGGTCGGGTGGAGGACTGTGTTTCGTGCGGCGCCTGCTGTCGCGAGGGCTACACCTTCGCTCCCGTGGAGCCTGACGAATCGGTCGGCATCCTCCACCCCGGCCTCGTTTCCACCACCTCGGACGGAATGCGTCGCCTCGGTCGGCCCGATGGCCTCTGCATCGCCATCGACCGCCCCGTGGAGGCCGGCCGGTACCCGTGCAGCATCTACGCGGACCGTCCTCGCGCCTGCGCGGATCTGGCTCCGGGAAGCCTCGCCTGCCTGGTGGCGCGAAAGCGCGTCGGCCTTTCCAGATAA
- a CDS encoding prepilin-type N-terminal cleavage/methylation domain-containing protein, translated as MTCGRNRGVTLVELLVAMALAGIVAVMVFGWMGHASKVSHASQVRDDRDQDLAILRDALFQDGTFGQVLSVAREEIVFVRGRDTLRDTLHWTVGDTGLSRSGRRFLTSDTVDSWEITPRMVDVEADMDPWSLLDKDLDGKVDPESMGKVDAVEIRLVVRHRGFPALDQTVTDTLRLIAPVRGPG; from the coding sequence ATGACCTGCGGCAGGAACCGTGGTGTCACCTTGGTGGAGCTTCTGGTGGCGATGGCCCTGGCCGGCATCGTGGCGGTGATGGTGTTCGGATGGATGGGACATGCGTCGAAGGTTTCGCATGCCTCCCAGGTCCGCGACGATCGCGATCAGGACCTGGCGATCCTGCGCGACGCCCTCTTCCAGGACGGGACGTTTGGCCAGGTTCTGTCGGTCGCCAGGGAGGAGATCGTCTTCGTCCGGGGTCGGGACACGCTCCGCGACACCCTGCATTGGACCGTGGGCGACACCGGACTGTCGCGATCGGGAAGACGGTTCTTGACTTCCGATACGGTCGACTCGTGGGAGATCACGCCTCGGATGGTCGATGTCGAGGCGGATATGGACCCCTGGTCGCTTTTGGACAAGGATCTGGATGGCAAGGTCGATCCCGAATCGATGGGCAAGGTCGATGCGGTGGAAATCCGCCTCGTGGTGCGTCATCGAGGATTTCCCGCCCTGGATCAGACCGTCACGGATACGCTTCGATTGATCGCTCCGGTCCGCGGACCAGGGTAG
- a CDS encoding prepilin-type N-terminal cleavage/methylation domain-containing protein, with the protein MNRRGYTVVEVLMALVILGILAVPLGYTIHAGFEGSARARREDKALGLVREEWSRVRGIEVDSLRDTAFEPEAGWRLERDVFDSVDRAQAGLSPVRRSSPARPPVEIAVCAMARHAESWDTVRCFQWMRPRIKEAP; encoded by the coding sequence ATGAATCGGCGGGGGTACACCGTGGTGGAGGTCCTGATGGCGTTGGTCATCCTGGGCATCCTTGCCGTGCCGCTGGGCTACACGATCCACGCCGGATTCGAAGGGTCCGCTCGCGCGCGACGCGAAGACAAGGCATTGGGGCTCGTGCGGGAGGAATGGTCGCGAGTGCGTGGCATCGAGGTGGACAGCCTTCGCGACACCGCGTTCGAGCCTGAAGCGGGGTGGCGTCTGGAGCGGGACGTGTTCGATTCCGTCGATCGCGCCCAGGCGGGTTTGTCGCCCGTGCGAAGATCCTCGCCTGCACGCCCACCCGTGGAGATCGCGGTGTGCGCGATGGCGCGCCACGCGGAGTCCTGGGACACGGTGCGCTGCTTCCAGTGGATGCGCCCGCGGATCAAGGAGGCACCATGA